The following are encoded together in the Hypnocyclicus thermotrophus genome:
- a CDS encoding phage tail protein, with the protein MAITDMSDNANKMGTDMSAIQNAYQGFAKQNYTMLDNLKLGYGGTKTEMERLLADAEAISGIHYDITSYADVVSAIHVIQENMGIAGTTAAEAEHTISGSINSLQSSISNLVVGFGNADADMELLCQNVVDAFKNVVTNITPIIANIVAALPMATGALLESVSDLLPMLIQTVTDLFSQVLNTLLNLLPNLIPAAVDAVITIVDTIIENLPLLIDAAVQMIATLVQGIGESLPQLIPAAVNAIVTIVQGLLENLPMLLDVALQLILGLAQGLLDAIPQLIAALPTIITAIVEFVINAVPQVIDAGIQLLTSLVSALPEIITVIVEAIPQVIDGILTAILGAIPQLIQAGIDLLVALIQNLPTIITTIVSAIPQIISSIVNALVGNIDKIIMAGVQLFVALIQNLPTIIVEIVKAVPQIIAGIVSAFTNSMGKIVEIGGNIVKGLWQGIQQLSSWLWDKVSGWISGIWDGICDFFGIHSPSKQMGWVGEMLVKGLTNSIDNNGDNAVKAAEVMSNDINDVMTGLADDMNTALPSNFSVNTSGGDVISNIAPSSNGFGGSLVTVQQMVVRSDEDIRKVSQELYNLIQTGSRAQGRFTTA; encoded by the coding sequence ATGGCTATAACGGATATGTCTGATAATGCTAATAAAATGGGTACGGATATGTCTGCCATTCAAAATGCATATCAGGGCTTTGCAAAGCAGAACTATACGATGCTCGATAATTTGAAACTCGGATATGGAGGTACCAAGACCGAGATGGAAAGATTGCTTGCTGATGCAGAGGCTATATCGGGTATTCACTATGATATAACATCGTATGCAGATGTTGTTTCTGCAATTCATGTAATACAGGAAAATATGGGAATAGCAGGAACTACTGCAGCAGAGGCAGAGCATACAATTTCCGGTTCTATTAATTCACTGCAATCTTCAATCAGTAACTTAGTTGTAGGTTTCGGTAATGCGGATGCAGATATGGAATTGTTATGCCAGAATGTTGTGGATGCATTTAAAAATGTGGTAACAAATATAACTCCAATTATTGCAAATATTGTGGCTGCACTTCCTATGGCAACAGGTGCACTATTAGAGTCGGTATCAGATTTGTTGCCAATGTTAATACAGACAGTTACAGATTTGTTTTCTCAAGTGTTAAATACCCTCTTAAATTTACTGCCTAATCTTATTCCCGCGGCGGTAGATGCTGTTATTACAATTGTAGATACAATAATTGAAAATCTACCGCTACTGATAGATGCAGCGGTTCAGATGATAGCAACTTTGGTTCAAGGCATTGGTGAGTCATTACCACAACTAATCCCTGCAGCAGTAAATGCAATTGTTACAATCGTCCAAGGATTACTTGAAAATCTTCCTATGCTACTTGATGTTGCACTTCAATTGATACTAGGTTTGGCACAGGGACTTCTTGATGCAATACCTCAATTAATTGCAGCACTTCCTACAATCATTACGGCAATTGTGGAGTTTGTTATTAATGCAGTACCCCAGGTTATTGATGCAGGTATTCAGCTTTTGACTTCCCTTGTGTCTGCTTTACCGGAAATTATTACAGTAATTGTAGAGGCAATTCCACAGGTAATAGATGGTATTCTTACCGCAATACTGGGTGCTATTCCCCAGCTGATTCAAGCAGGCATTGATTTGCTTGTCGCTCTTATACAAAACTTGCCAACTATCATCACTACAATTGTGAGTGCAATACCTCAGATTATTTCAAGTATTGTAAACGCTCTTGTGGGCAATATCGATAAGATTATTATGGCGGGCGTTCAGCTTTTCGTTGCATTGATTCAGAATCTACCTACCATTATTGTTGAGATTGTAAAAGCAGTTCCACAAATAATTGCAGGAATTGTTTCTGCCTTTACAAATAGTATGGGAAAGATTGTAGAAATCGGTGGAAACATTGTAAAGGGTCTGTGGCAAGGAATTCAGCAGCTTTCATCATGGCTATGGGATAAGGTCAGTGGATGGATTAGTGGTATTTGGGATGGAATCTGTGACTTCTTTGGTATTCATTCTCCGTCAAAGCAAATGGGATGGGTAGGAGAAATGCTTGTTAAAGGTCTTACTAATTCCATAGATAATAATGGTGATAATGCTGTGAAAGCAGCTGAGGTTATGAGTAATGACATTAACGATGTTATGACTGGTCTTGCTGATGATATGAATACGGCACTTCCATCCAACTTTTCTGTGAATACATCGGGTGGAGATGTTATTTCAAATATAGCACCTTCTTCTAATGGCTTTGGAGGCTCTCTTGTTACGGTTCAGCAGATGGTTGTTCGGAGTGATGAAGATATACGAAAAGTATCACAAGAATTATATAATTTGATTCAAACCGGCTCACGTGCTCAAGGTCGGTTTACAACTGCTTAG
- a CDS encoding major tail protein encodes MATIGLDKLYYAPITEDAVTEEETYDTPVQLAKAISAELSVELAEATLYADDGASEVVKEFKNGTLSLGVDDIGTATAAALTGVSVDNNNVVISASEDGGNPVAIGFRAKKSNGKYKYYWLYRVKFGVPATNLATKGDSITFSTPTIEGTVLRRNKADASGKHPWKAEVTEGDADVPASVISDWYTQVYEPNFVE; translated from the coding sequence ATGGCTACAATTGGTCTTGATAAACTTTATTATGCTCCGATTACTGAAGATGCAGTTACAGAAGAGGAAACCTATGACACCCCCGTACAGCTTGCAAAGGCGATTTCTGCTGAATTATCTGTTGAACTTGCTGAGGCTACTCTTTATGCAGATGATGGAGCATCTGAAGTTGTAAAGGAATTTAAAAATGGTACGCTTTCTCTGGGTGTGGATGATATTGGAACAGCAACGGCTGCAGCACTTACGGGGGTATCTGTTGATAACAATAATGTTGTTATTTCTGCAAGTGAGGACGGTGGTAACCCAGTTGCGATTGGATTTCGTGCTAAGAAATCTAATGGTAAGTATAAGTATTACTGGCTTTATCGTGTTAAGTTCGGTGTTCCAGCTACAAATCTTGCTACCAAAGGTGATAGCATTACATTTTCTACACCTACCATTGAGGGGACTGTACTTCGCAGAAATAAAGCAGATGCAAGTGGCAAGCATCCATGGAAAGCTGAAGTTACTGAAGGAGATGCTGATGTTCCAGCATCTGTTATTAGTGATTGGTACACTCAGGTTTATGAACCTAATTTTGTAGAGTAG
- a CDS encoding HK97-gp10 family putative phage morphogenesis protein, which produces MAKVDIKMPEDFLLKMSRLGDKSDDIAEKVLEAGGDVILSKVKSNLSSVVGKNTKYESRSTGELTNALGVTAVKMDRNGNHNVKIGFAEPRSEGESNAKLANIIEYGKHGQPAKPFLKPAKNSSKAECISVMQSTFEEEVRKL; this is translated from the coding sequence TTGGCAAAGGTTGATATAAAGATGCCAGAAGATTTTCTACTTAAAATGTCTAGACTTGGGGACAAGAGTGATGATATTGCAGAAAAGGTACTTGAGGCGGGTGGTGACGTTATCCTTTCTAAAGTAAAAAGTAATCTGTCATCTGTGGTTGGTAAGAATACAAAGTATGAATCTCGTTCCACAGGAGAGCTTACAAATGCTCTCGGTGTAACTGCAGTCAAAATGGACAGAAACGGCAATCACAATGTAAAAATTGGTTTTGCAGAACCAAGATCTGAAGGAGAAAGCAATGCTAAACTCGCCAATATTATTGAGTATGGTAAGCATGGTCAGCCTGCAAAGCCTTTTTTGAAACCGGCAAAAAATTCCTCAAAAGCAGAGTGCATATCTGTTATGCAGAGCACATTTGAAGAGGAGGTTCGAAAACTATGA
- a CDS encoding head-tail adaptor protein: MSFGKMNSFADIKAITKTKDAEGFATTAETSLAYVRVYREGRHGSVRWANLAAFSEATDLFRFRIIPGVTVTTEHFIECDGERFDIISVENVKGRGMYIEVLAKKVVSTVGKG, translated from the coding sequence ATGAGTTTTGGTAAGATGAACAGTTTTGCTGATATTAAAGCAATAACAAAAACAAAAGATGCCGAAGGGTTTGCAACTACTGCAGAAACATCACTTGCTTATGTTCGTGTTTATAGAGAAGGCAGGCATGGGAGTGTGCGTTGGGCAAACCTTGCTGCTTTTTCGGAGGCTACAGACCTTTTTAGATTCCGCATTATTCCAGGAGTTACTGTTACAACTGAGCATTTCATTGAGTGTGATGGTGAACGTTTTGATATTATTTCTGTAGAAAATGTTAAAGGACGTGGAATGTATATAGAGGTTTTAGCTAAAAAGGTGGTGAGTACGGTTGGCAAAGGTTGA
- a CDS encoding head-tail connector protein, translating to MATTGLLDKVKQNLIIDHTADDVLLNSYITAAVSYAESYQHIEEGYYTTNVMPATTEQAIIMLVSHFYESRDGSTGGFFADNVSASQQVWNTVNLLLRLDRDWKV from the coding sequence ATGGCAACTACAGGATTACTTGATAAAGTAAAGCAAAATCTCATAATCGACCATACGGCAGATGATGTGCTACTTAACAGTTATATCACTGCCGCCGTTTCTTATGCGGAAAGTTATCAGCATATTGAAGAAGGTTATTATACAACTAATGTTATGCCTGCTACTACAGAACAAGCAATAATTATGCTTGTAAGCCATTTTTATGAATCAAGAGATGGTTCTACAGGTGGATTTTTTGCAGACAATGTTTCTGCAAGTCAGCAAGTTTGGAATACGGTCAATCTTCTTTTGCGGCTTGACCGTGATTGGAAGGTGTGA
- a CDS encoding head fiber protein, which produces MSYNAKNYTEQGGEKTVIGGTLEISGTLEIKEGAAISGLPKAEMQADSTAEDISSLVTDFNALLTKLKAAGFIATE; this is translated from the coding sequence ATGAGTTATAATGCTAAAAACTATACCGAACAGGGCGGCGAAAAAACCGTTATTGGTGGAACTCTTGAAATCAGTGGCACTCTAGAAATTAAGGAGGGTGCTGCAATTTCTGGTCTTCCAAAAGCTGAAATGCAGGCAGACAGTACAGCAGAGGATATATCAAGTCTTGTTACAGACTTTAATGCACTTCTTACAAAACTTAAAGCTGCTGGTTTTATTGCAACGGAATAA
- a CDS encoding phage major capsid protein, with amino-acid sequence MTITEMREKRAKMWNTMEGFLDTHRNEKGVLSSEDDATYTNMEKDLDDLTNEIKRMERKDAIEAELNKPVNIPLTEKPMNVKDDNKTGRGSNEYTKSFWNVMRSKAPIPSAINALQVGTDSEGGYLVPDEFEHTLVEALQEENIFRQLAKIIQTSSGDRKIPVVATKGSASWIDEEGAFTESDDSFGQVSIGAYKLGTMIKVSEELLNDSVFDLESYITKEFARRIGTKEEEAFFTGDGSGKPLGILATTGGAQTGITTKGENAITSDEVIDLFYSLNAPYRKNAIWILNDATIKAIRKLKDGSGQYLWQPSLTTGAPDTLLGRPVKTSAYMPTIAAGAKTIAFGDFGYYWIADRQGRSFKRLNELYAATGQVGFLASQRVDGKLILSEAIKVLAQKS; translated from the coding sequence ATGACTATTACAGAAATGCGTGAAAAACGTGCAAAGATGTGGAATACAATGGAAGGTTTCCTTGATACCCACAGAAATGAAAAGGGTGTTTTAAGTAGCGAAGATGATGCTACTTATACCAATATGGAAAAAGACCTTGATGATCTCACTAATGAAATCAAACGTATGGAGCGAAAAGATGCCATTGAGGCAGAACTTAATAAGCCTGTGAATATACCCCTTACTGAAAAACCTATGAATGTCAAAGATGATAACAAAACCGGCCGTGGCTCCAATGAATACACGAAGAGTTTCTGGAATGTAATGCGTTCCAAGGCTCCTATCCCTTCTGCTATAAATGCTCTGCAGGTTGGGACTGATTCGGAGGGCGGCTACCTTGTTCCTGATGAGTTTGAGCATACACTGGTTGAGGCTCTCCAAGAAGAGAATATTTTTCGTCAGCTTGCAAAGATTATCCAGACTTCTAGTGGTGACCGCAAGATTCCTGTTGTTGCAACTAAAGGTAGTGCATCTTGGATTGATGAAGAAGGTGCTTTCACTGAGAGTGATGATTCCTTTGGTCAGGTGTCTATTGGCGCTTATAAGCTTGGCACAATGATTAAGGTGTCCGAAGAACTTTTAAACGATAGTGTATTTGATCTTGAGAGCTATATTACTAAGGAATTTGCTCGCCGTATTGGAACTAAAGAAGAGGAGGCATTCTTTACTGGTGATGGTTCTGGAAAACCTTTAGGTATTCTTGCTACAACAGGTGGTGCCCAAACAGGTATCACAACAAAAGGAGAAAATGCTATTACGTCTGATGAGGTAATTGATCTATTTTATAGCCTTAATGCACCTTATCGTAAGAATGCCATATGGATTCTTAATGATGCAACTATAAAGGCTATTAGAAAGCTTAAAGATGGCAGTGGTCAGTATTTATGGCAGCCTTCCCTTACTACAGGAGCTCCTGATACTTTACTGGGAAGACCGGTTAAAACTTCTGCTTATATGCCTACTATTGCAGCAGGAGCAAAGACTATTGCATTTGGTGACTTTGGTTATTATTGGATTGCAGACCGTCAAGGTAGATCTTTTAAGAGACTTAATGAACTGTATGCTGCAACGGGACAGGTTGGGTTCCTTGCATCTCAACGTGTAGATGGGAAACTTATTCTTTCAGAAGCTATTAAAGTTCTTGCTCAGAAATCTTAA
- a CDS encoding phage portal protein, with translation MSIFSGLFRSRDKPTNRTVGSSYAFFLGGSNSGKVVTERSAMQMTAVYSCVRILAEAVAGLPLHLYRYTDDGGKEKALDHPLYHLFHEEPNPEMSSFVFRETLMTHLLLWGNAYAQIIRNGKGQIVALYPLMPNKMTVDRDENGQLYYLYTRSSDEAQTMKGVTVKLSTSDVLHIPGLGFDGLVGYSPIAMAKNAIGLAIATEEYGAKFFANGAAPSGVLEHPGTIKDPSKVREAWQTQFGGSANSNKIAVLEEGMKYTPISISPEQAQFLETRKFQINEIARIFRVPPHMVGDLEKSSFSNIEQQSLEFVKYTLDPWVVRWEQSLSRILFTPEEKKKYFFKFNVEGLLRGDYASRMNGYATASQIYSMLMDYKGDITVKIDGIAASAASVIAMAGTNVLMSPTALMMIHNPATIAVGDHEDMQKAMDMLGEVKESIINAYEIKTGQSRTKLSHLMDSETWMNANKAIEYGFADDVLKDEKLTDIAVSAYAFSRKAVATNLLNKIAEKTTHVTAVKTAKPEGRSVEELKERLFAIKKYL, from the coding sequence ATGAGCATATTTAGCGGCCTTTTTAGGTCAAGAGATAAGCCTACTAACAGAACTGTTGGTTCAAGCTATGCCTTCTTTTTAGGAGGTTCAAATTCTGGGAAAGTTGTGACAGAACGCTCTGCCATGCAGATGACAGCGGTTTATTCTTGTGTTCGTATTTTAGCAGAGGCGGTTGCGGGTTTGCCTTTACACCTTTATCGCTATACTGATGATGGTGGCAAAGAAAAAGCACTTGACCATCCGTTATATCATCTGTTCCATGAAGAGCCTAACCCTGAAATGAGTTCATTTGTGTTTAGAGAAACGCTTATGACTCATTTGCTTTTATGGGGTAATGCTTATGCACAGATAATTCGTAATGGTAAGGGTCAAATTGTTGCACTTTATCCGCTTATGCCAAACAAGATGACAGTGGATAGAGATGAAAACGGTCAGCTGTATTATCTATATACCAGATCATCGGATGAAGCTCAAACTATGAAAGGGGTCACAGTCAAACTTAGTACTTCTGATGTTCTGCATATTCCTGGACTTGGGTTTGATGGTCTTGTTGGATACTCGCCAATTGCAATGGCAAAAAATGCTATTGGTCTTGCAATCGCCACGGAAGAATATGGAGCTAAATTTTTTGCTAATGGGGCAGCACCAAGTGGTGTGCTTGAACATCCAGGAACAATTAAAGACCCTAGCAAAGTTCGTGAGGCTTGGCAGACACAGTTTGGAGGCAGTGCTAATTCCAACAAAATAGCTGTGCTTGAAGAAGGAATGAAATATACACCGATATCAATTTCACCCGAACAGGCACAGTTTCTTGAAACAAGAAAATTTCAGATAAATGAGATTGCTCGAATTTTCCGAGTACCACCACATATGGTTGGTGATTTGGAGAAGTCGAGTTTTTCTAATATTGAGCAACAATCACTAGAATTTGTAAAATACACACTTGACCCTTGGGTAGTCCGTTGGGAGCAATCGTTGTCACGTATTCTTTTTACTCCAGAAGAAAAAAAGAAATACTTCTTTAAATTCAATGTAGAGGGACTGCTTAGAGGTGACTATGCAAGCCGTATGAACGGTTATGCGACAGCAAGCCAAATTTATTCTATGCTTATGGATTATAAGGGGGATATAACTGTGAAGATTGACGGTATTGCTGCTAGTGCTGCATCCGTTATTGCTATGGCAGGTACAAATGTTCTAATGTCTCCTACTGCACTTATGATGATTCATAATCCTGCAACTATTGCAGTTGGTGACCACGAAGATATGCAAAAAGCTATGGATATGCTCGGTGAAGTTAAGGAAAGTATTATCAATGCTTATGAAATCAAGACTGGTCAATCGCGCACTAAACTTTCGCATCTTATGGATTCGGAAACTTGGATGAATGCAAACAAGGCAATAGAATATGGCTTTGCAGATGATGTGCTTAAAGATGAAAAATTAACCGATATTGCCGTTTCTGCATATGCATTTTCTAGAAAAGCAGTTGCAACCAATCTGCTTAACAAAATTGCGGAAAAGACTACACACGTAACTGCAGTGAAAACTGCTAAACCCGAAGGACGCTCTGTTGAAGAACTTAAAGAGCGTCTTTTTGCTATTAAAAAATATTTATAA